In one Oryza glaberrima chromosome 2, OglaRS2, whole genome shotgun sequence genomic region, the following are encoded:
- the LOC127761394 gene encoding RPM1-interacting protein 4-like gives MTSQGGVPTFGNWSAVGDTPYTQKFENLRRSKKTATGVYSNPNEVITETPDQPPPPLRSPLHPSSHDALNQRQRYERKPETGHPRPAGSPLHRETVARWHANPLQQHHLDHGGYGGSPRSPYREVAAAAAASPRSRYRSAGMQTPDRKASSSDGRVPVTPGRSRLKQGGRGFEPALDEVTVPPFGDWDDANAASGEKYTGIFNRVRRDKLTPNSSVKQQPPSSPSGGRRQEHKVQQACSCCIL, from the exons ATGACGTCG CAAGGAGGAGTTCCTACATTCGGGAACTGGTCAGCCGTAGGCGACACCCCGTACACGCAGAAGTTTGAGAACCTGAGAAGGAGCAAGAAAACTGCTACCGGTGTTTACTCCAACCCAAATGAAGTGATCACTGAAACACCTgatcagcctcctcctcctctcaggTCACCACTGCATCCATCCTCTCATGATGCCCTGAACCAAAGGCAGAGGTATGAAAGAAAGCCCGAAACCGGCCATCCCCGGCCTGCCGGATCGCCTCTCCACCGCGAAACCGTGGCGAGATGGCACGCCAATCCGCTGCAGCAGCATCAtctggaccatggtggctatgGTGGCTCACCCAGAAGCCCTTACAGAGAagttgcagctgctgctgctgcctctccAAGGTCCAGGTACAGGTCAGCTGGGATGCAGACTCCAGATAGGAAGGCCTCTTCATCTGATGGCCGTGTCCCAGTGACTCCAGGAAGGAGCAGGTTGAAGCAAGGAGGCAGAGGCTTTGAACCT gctTTAGATGAAGTGACTGTACCTCCATTTGGTGATTGGGATGATGCTAATGCGGCATCTGGGGAGAAGTACACCGGCATTTTTAACAGGGTTAGGCGTGATAAGCTGACCCCAAACTCTTCTGTCAAGCAGCAACCACCATCTTCTCCTTCTGGTGGCAGAAGACAGGAACATAAAGTGCAACAG GCCTGCTCATGCTGCATCCTGTGA
- the LOC127761393 gene encoding acyl-[acyl-carrier-protein] desaturase 3, chloroplastic: MSLTGCLPPRPPCSMRRRTSGGGASVSPVVAMASTAGVGGIGNPTPRGKNPFAPWREVPPQVTHTLPPEKKEVFDSLEGWAADTILPYLKPVEESWQPQDHLPDPRSPSFSDEVAALRERAAGLPDDHLVCLVGDMVTEEALPTYQTMLNTMDGGVRDETGAGGSAWAVWTRAWAAEENRHGDLMNKYLYLTGRVDMRQVEKTIQYLIGSGMDPRTENDPYMGFIYTTFQERATSISHGNTARHAGRHGDAALARVCGTVAADEKRHEAAYAAIVAKLFEVDPDYTVRAFARMMRRKVAMPARLMYDGADDRLFARFAAVAQRLGVYTAADYAGIIEFLVARWGVPGLAAGLSGEGRRAQDFVCSLGPRFRRMEERAQEAAKRAPPAAAAPFSWIHGRQVQL; encoded by the exons CTCACGGGATGCCTCCCTCCTCGGCCGCCATGCTCGATGAGGAGGAGAACCAGTGGAGGAGGAGCCTCTGTCTCTCCTGTCGTGGCGATGGCGTCCACGGCAGG AGTTGGCGGCATCGGCAACCCCACCCCGAGAGGCAAGAATCCCTTCGCCCCGTGGCGCGAGGTGCCACCCCAGGTGACCCACACGCtgccgccggagaagaaggaggtCTTCGACTCCCTGGAGGGGTGGGCGGCGGACACCATCCTCCCCTACCTCAAGCCCGTGGAGGAGTCGTGGCAGCCGCAGGACCACCTCCCGGACCCGCGCTCGCCGTCGTTCAGCgacgaggtggcggcgctgcgggagcgcgcggcggggcTCCCCGACGACCACCTGGTGTGCCTCGTCGGCGACATGGTCACCGAGGAGGCGCTCCCCACGTACCAGACGATGCTCAACACCATGGACGGCGGGGTGCGCGACGagaccggcgccggcggcagcgcctGGGCCGTGTGGACTCGGGCGTGGGCCGCCGAGGAGAACCGGCACGGCGACCTGATGAACAAGTACCTCTACCTCACCGGCAGGGTCGACATGAGGCAGGTCGAGAAGACGATACAGTACCTCATTGGCTCCGGCATG gatCCACGAACGGAGAACGACCCGTACATGGGGTTCATCTACACGACGTTCCAGGAGCGCGCCACCTCCATCTCACACGGCAACACGGCGCGCCACGCGGGGCGCCACGGCGACGCCGCCCTGGCCCGCGTCTGcggcaccgtcgccgccgacgagaagcGCCACGAGGCCGCCtacgccgccatcgtcgccaagCTCTTCGAGGTGGACCCGGACTACACGGTCAGGGCCTTCGCCCGCATGATGCGCCGCAAGGTCGCCATGCCGGCGCGCCTTATgtacgacggcgccgacgaccgCCTCTTCGcccgcttcgccgccgtcgcgcagcGCCTCGGCGTGTACACCGCCGCCGACTACGCCGGGATCATCGAGTTCCTCGTCGCGAGGTGGGGCGTCCCCGGCCTCGCCGCGGGGCTCTCCGGCGAAGGGCGGCGCGCGCAGGACTTCGTCTGCAGCCTCGGGCCGAGGTTCAGGAGGATGGAGGAGAGGGCGCAGGAGGCGGCGAAGcgggcgccgcccgccgccgccgctccgttcAGCTGGATCCATGGCCGTCAGGTGCAGCTCTGA